The following are from one region of the Prevotella communis genome:
- the mreD gene encoding rod shape-determining protein MreD, translating into MMTDMIQRIVMMVVFCLVQVMVLNRIHVFNCATPLLYVYFAIMFPRNYPRWAILLWCFALGLIIDTFSNTPGVASASMTLIGALQPMLLELFLPRDADDHLKVSAETMSVGKFAHFSSILTLLFCIVFFALESFSFFDWLYWLQCVAGSTILTVIFIFTLECFRKSK; encoded by the coding sequence TACAGCGTATAGTCATGATGGTAGTATTCTGCCTGGTACAGGTCATGGTGCTCAACCGCATCCATGTGTTCAACTGTGCCACTCCCTTGCTGTATGTCTATTTCGCCATCATGTTTCCCCGCAATTATCCCCGTTGGGCTATCCTGCTGTGGTGTTTCGCCCTCGGCCTCATCATCGACACCTTTTCCAACACCCCTGGCGTAGCCTCAGCATCCATGACGCTGATAGGCGCCTTGCAACCCATGTTGCTGGAACTGTTTCTGCCGCGTGATGCCGACGACCACCTGAAGGTATCCGCAGAAACGATGAGCGTGGGTAAGTTTGCCCATTTCTCCAGCATCCTCACCCTGCTGTTCTGCATCGTATTCTTTGCCCTTGAGTCGTTCAGTTTCTTCGACTGGCTCTACTGGCTGCAATGTGTGGCAGGCAGTACCATCCTCACCGTTATTTTCATTTTCACACTCGAGTGTTTCAGAAAAAGTAAGTAA
- the mrdA gene encoding penicillin-binding protein 2 produces MKNYGLEYRRFVIAGVATFIVIVYIIRLFTLQLMSDDYKKNADSNAFLKKIAYPSRGVIKDRNGKLLVYNQPSYDIMVVMNEAKNHLDTLEFCEALGITREEFDERMEAIKDRSKNPGYSRFTEQMFMSQLSDHDFSVLQEKMYRFPGFYAQKRSIRQYEYPYAAHVLGDVAEVSPSDIEEDDYYQSGDYIGKLGVERYYEKYLRGEKGVQILLRDAHGRIQGSYKDGELDRPPVPGKNLTLGIDIDLQALGERLLEGKIGSIVAIEPKTGEVLCMVSSPTYDPRMMVGRQRSKSHIELSRNSWKPLLNRSIMGQYPPGSTFKTTQALTFLSEGIITPHTAYPCYHGFVYKGLRVGCHGHGSPLPLVPALSTSCNGYFCWGLYHMMGNRQKYPTVQVAMDKWRDYMVSMGFGYRLGIDLPGERRGLIPNATFYDKAYKGSWNGLTVISISIGQGEVNATPLQIANLGATIANRGYFITPHVVKKIEDNKLDTLYTNRRYTMASRQAYEAVVQGMRSAALGGTCHELAKYDFMACGKTGTAQNRGHDHSVFMGFAPMDDPKIAVAVYVENGGWGATYGVPIGGLIMEKYLHGELSEASKAKAQEIQDKRINYGTADR; encoded by the coding sequence GTGAAGAATTACGGACTGGAGTATAGACGGTTTGTGATAGCTGGCGTGGCAACCTTCATTGTCATCGTCTATATCATCCGTCTGTTTACCCTTCAGCTGATGAGCGACGACTACAAGAAGAACGCCGACTCCAATGCCTTTCTGAAGAAGATAGCCTACCCCTCGCGAGGCGTCATCAAGGACCGCAACGGCAAGTTGCTGGTCTACAACCAGCCTTCGTATGATATCATGGTGGTGATGAACGAAGCCAAGAACCACCTTGACACCCTCGAGTTCTGCGAGGCCCTGGGTATCACCCGTGAAGAGTTCGACGAACGCATGGAGGCCATCAAGGACCGTTCGAAGAACCCCGGCTATTCACGCTTCACCGAACAGATGTTCATGAGTCAGCTCTCCGACCACGACTTCAGTGTGCTGCAGGAGAAGATGTACCGCTTCCCTGGCTTCTATGCCCAGAAGCGCAGCATCCGCCAGTACGAATATCCCTATGCTGCCCATGTGCTGGGCGACGTGGCAGAGGTGTCACCGTCAGATATTGAGGAAGACGACTACTACCAGTCGGGCGACTATATCGGCAAACTGGGTGTGGAGCGCTATTACGAGAAATACCTGCGCGGCGAGAAAGGCGTGCAGATTCTGTTGCGCGATGCCCACGGACGTATCCAGGGCAGCTATAAGGACGGCGAACTGGACCGTCCCCCTGTGCCGGGCAAGAACCTGACCCTGGGTATCGACATAGACCTCCAGGCCCTAGGCGAACGATTGCTGGAAGGCAAGATCGGCTCTATTGTAGCCATCGAGCCCAAGACGGGCGAAGTACTCTGCATGGTCAGTTCCCCCACCTACGATCCCCGTATGATGGTAGGACGCCAGCGTTCCAAGAGTCACATCGAACTGAGCAGGAATTCCTGGAAGCCCCTGCTCAACCGTTCCATCATGGGACAGTATCCCCCTGGCTCCACCTTCAAGACCACCCAGGCCCTGACCTTCTTGTCGGAAGGCATCATCACCCCACATACAGCCTATCCCTGCTATCATGGCTTTGTGTATAAAGGTCTGCGCGTAGGTTGTCACGGCCACGGTTCCCCCCTACCCCTCGTTCCGGCCTTGTCCACCTCGTGCAACGGCTATTTCTGCTGGGGACTCTACCATATGATGGGTAACCGCCAGAAATATCCCACCGTACAGGTAGCGATGGACAAATGGCGCGACTACATGGTGTCTATGGGCTTCGGCTACCGACTTGGCATCGACCTGCCAGGCGAGCGTCGCGGACTGATACCCAATGCCACGTTCTATGATAAAGCCTATAAAGGTTCGTGGAACGGTCTCACCGTCATCTCCATCTCCATCGGACAGGGTGAGGTCAACGCCACGCCCCTGCAGATAGCCAACCTTGGTGCGACGATTGCCAACCGCGGCTATTTCATCACACCCCATGTGGTCAAGAAGATTGAGGACAACAAACTGGATACGCTCTATACCAACCGTCGCTATACGATGGCCAGCAGACAGGCCTACGAAGCCGTGGTGCAAGGCATGCGCTCTGCTGCGCTGGGAGGTACCTGCCATGAACTGGCGAAATACGACTTCATGGCCTGCGGTAAGACCGGTACCGCCCAGAACCGTGGTCACGACCACTCCGTCTTCATGGGTTTCGCGCCCATGGACGACCCCAAGATTGCCGTTGCCGTGTATGTGGAGAACGGCGGATGGGGTGCCACCTATGGTGTGCCCATCGGCGGACTGATCATGGAGAAGTACCTCCACGGCGAACTCTCAGAGGCTTCAAAGGCCAAAGCTCAGGAAATACAGGATAAACGAATTAACTATGGTACAGCCGACAGATAG
- the rodA gene encoding rod shape-determining protein RodA, with protein MVQPTDRKYSVIRSVDWWTIVIYVALLSLGWLSVCGASYDYGSDTELLSLSARSGMQIVWIGTSIVLGTVLLLLDDRLYDTFAYVIFAILLLLLFATIFNPHSIKGSRSWLVLGPLRLQPAEFAKFATALALAKFMGTYGYDITRPRDFIKTLAIILTPMLFIVMQRETGSALVYLAFFLMFYREGMSGSILFTGVAMVLYFVIGIRYAEPTLWHTPTSIGYYVVFLMIQLFSAVMIGVYCQRWDKTILCLSICIGVTLVSTLFSFFVVPFNLFWVQLPLTLFLMGYLLWHGLRTRVHNYLWILAFSAGSLVFFNFADYALNHVLEQHQRTRINVLLGLEEDLKGAGYNVHQSEIAIGSGGLEGKGFLNGTQTKLKYVPEQDTDFIFCTVGEEEGFVGAAGVLLLFLTLILRLIHLAERQPTTFGRVYGYCVLSIFLFHVFINVGMVLGLTPVIGIPLPFFSYGGSSLWGFTFLLFIFLRIDAGRNAANR; from the coding sequence ATGGTACAGCCGACAGATAGAAAATACAGCGTCATACGTTCCGTTGACTGGTGGACGATTGTCATCTACGTGGCCCTCTTGTCACTGGGATGGCTCAGCGTCTGCGGTGCCAGCTACGACTATGGCAGCGACACCGAACTGCTCTCGCTCTCTGCCCGTTCCGGCATGCAGATTGTGTGGATCGGCACCTCTATCGTGCTAGGCACCGTCCTGCTCCTGCTCGACGACCGCCTCTACGACACCTTTGCCTACGTCATCTTCGCCATCCTGCTCCTGCTGCTCTTTGCCACCATCTTCAACCCCCATAGCATCAAGGGCTCCCGATCGTGGCTCGTGCTCGGTCCGCTGCGCCTGCAACCGGCTGAGTTTGCCAAGTTTGCCACAGCCCTCGCCCTGGCCAAGTTCATGGGCACCTACGGCTACGACATCACCAGGCCGCGCGACTTCATCAAGACGCTTGCCATCATCCTAACGCCCATGCTGTTTATCGTGATGCAGCGCGAGACAGGTTCCGCCCTGGTCTATCTCGCCTTCTTCCTGATGTTCTACAGAGAAGGCATGTCGGGCAGTATCCTCTTCACGGGCGTGGCCATGGTCCTCTATTTCGTCATTGGCATCCGCTATGCCGAACCCACCCTGTGGCACACCCCCACCTCCATTGGCTATTACGTGGTGTTCCTGATGATACAGCTCTTCTCTGCCGTGATGATAGGCGTGTACTGCCAGCGATGGGACAAGACCATCCTGTGCCTCAGCATCTGTATCGGCGTCACCCTGGTGAGCACCCTGTTCTCCTTCTTTGTGGTGCCGTTCAACCTGTTCTGGGTGCAACTCCCGCTCACCCTTTTCCTCATGGGCTACCTGTTGTGGCACGGCCTTCGCACGCGCGTACATAATTATTTATGGATACTGGCCTTCTCAGCCGGTTCACTTGTATTCTTCAATTTTGCCGACTACGCACTCAATCATGTCCTTGAGCAGCACCAGCGCACCCGTATCAATGTGCTTCTCGGACTGGAAGAAGACCTGAAAGGTGCCGGTTACAACGTGCACCAGAGTGAGATTGCCATCGGCTCCGGCGGACTGGAAGGCAAGGGTTTCCTCAATGGCACACAGACCAAGCTGAAGTACGTGCCCGAACAGGATACCGACTTCATCTTCTGTACCGTTGGTGAGGAAGAAGGATTCGTAGGCGCTGCCGGCGTACTGCTGCTGTTCCTCACCCTGATACTACGCCTGATCCACCTGGCCGAACGCCAGCCCACCACCTTCGGGCGCGTCTATGGCTATTGCGTCCTGTCCATCTTCCTGTTCCATGTCTTCATCAATGTAGGTATGGTATTAGGTCTCACCCCCGTGATAGGCATCCCCCTGCCCTTCTTCTCCTATGGCGGTTCGTCGCTGTGGGGCTTCACGTTCCTGCTCTTTATCTTCCTGCGTATCGATGCAGGGCGCAACGCGGCCAACAGGTAA
- a CDS encoding gliding motility lipoprotein GldH, with the protein MRNLLRNSMLILMAAQLVLTGCSRQTVYSHYENIGTEGWERRDSVAYVVPVREGGTFEEEVGIRSTRIYPYMNIALIVSQEAQPSGAHRQDTVYMNLTDEKGHGEGEGVSYRQLTAPVSRMQLQDGDTLRVSIRHYMHRENLPGIKDVGFSMTRADEG; encoded by the coding sequence ATGAGAAACCTGCTCAGGAATAGTATGCTGATACTGATGGCGGCCCAACTGGTACTGACCGGTTGCAGCCGCCAAACGGTTTACAGTCACTACGAGAACATCGGCACAGAGGGATGGGAACGTAGGGACAGTGTGGCGTATGTGGTGCCTGTGCGCGAGGGTGGCACGTTTGAAGAGGAGGTGGGGATTCGTTCTACGCGAATCTATCCCTATATGAACATCGCCCTGATCGTGTCGCAGGAGGCACAGCCGTCGGGCGCGCATCGTCAGGATACGGTCTATATGAACCTGACGGACGAGAAGGGACACGGCGAGGGCGAGGGCGTCAGTTACAGGCAGTTGACGGCGCCTGTATCGCGCATGCAACTGCAGGATGGCGACACGCTGCGCGTGAGCATCCGTCATTATATGCACAGGGAGAACCTGCCTGGCATCAAGGATGTGGGGTTCAGTATGACAAGGGCCGACGAGGGGTAA